TGCTGGAGCTGGTCGCGAAAGTCCTCGAGATCGAAACCGTCGCCCTTCTTGACCTTCTTGGCGAGTTTTTCGGCCTTGCCCTTGTCGACGGTGCGCTCGGCTTCCTCGATCAGCGACAGCACGTCGCCCATGCCGAGGATGCGCGAGGCCACACGATCCGGGTGGAAGGGCTCCAGGGCATCGACCTTCTCGCCCATGCCCATGAACTTGATCGGCTTGCCGGTGATGTGGCGCACCGACAGGGCGGCACCGCCGCGGGCGTCGCCATCGGCCTTGGTCAGGATCACGCCGGTCAGCGGCAGGGCCTCATGGAAGGCCTTGGCGGTGTTGGCGGCATCCTGGCCGGTCATGGCATCGACGACGAACAGGGTCTCCTGGGGCGCACAGACGCGGTGCAACGCCTGGATCTCGTCCATCATGTCGGCATCGACATGCAGTCGACCGGCGGTGTCGACGATCACCACGTCGTGGAACTGGATCTTGGCGTGCTTGAGGGCCGCCTCGGCAATCGCCACCGGCTGCTGGGAGGAATCGGAGGGGAAGAAATCGACCTCGACCTCACCGGCCAGCGTCTCGAGCTGATCGATGGCCGCCGGGCGATAGACGTCGGCGGAGACCACCAGCACCTTCTTCTTCTCGCGCTCGCGCAGATAGCGGGCGAGCTTCGCCACCGAGGTGGTCTTGCCCGCGCCCTGCAGGCCGGCCATCAGGATCACCGAGGGCGAACCCTTGAGCACCAGGCCCTCGGTGCCGTCGCCCATGATCGCCTCGAGTTCCTGCTGGACGATCTTGACGAACTGCTGGCCCGGCGAGAGGCTCTTGGAGACCTCCTGGCCTACGGCGCGCTCGCGCACCCGCTCGATGAACGCCTTGACCACCGGCAGGGCCACGTCGGCCTCCAGCAGGGCACGGCGCACCTCGCGCAGGGTGTCCTTGATATTGTCGTCGGTCAGCTTGGCCTGACCGCTGATGGACTTCAGCGTCTTCGACAGACGCTCTGTCAAACTCTCGAACATGGGGCCCTCCGGCAGGGATGCCTGGCTTTGGGCGGCGATTATACGCCTTCCCGGCGTCAGTCTCCATGCGCCCGCCGGCATGGCTTCGCCCCCTCGCCGGCGCCCGGCTGGGCGCGACCGGGGGGATTCGGTATAGTAAGCCCTCCTTGGATTTTCCACCCGCGAGACGCCGCCGTCGACGGCGATGGACAGCAACCGATGCAGGCGCTTCCCTTTGCCCTCCTGGCCATAGCCTTTTATCTGGGCGCTGCCTCCTGGCAGGCGCTGGCACTTTTGCGCCGCGTGCCCCAGCGCCAGGGCCTGGTGCGCGGCCTCGGCACCCTGGGGCTGGCCTTCCACGGCTGGGTGATTGCCGCGGTGATTCACGAGACCGGCGGCCTCTGGCTCGGCCTGTCGCCGAGCCTGGTGATGGTCAGCGCCCTGATCACGGCACTGCTGATGCTGGTCAGCCTGGCCAAGCCGGTGCTCAATGCCGCCGTGGGGGTGCTGCCCATCGCGGCGCTGACCCTCGTGACCGCCGTAGCCTGGCCCGGCGGCGAGCACTCGGGCCACCTGACGCCGGGCATCGCCCTGCATGCCATCAGCTCGGCACTGGCCTTCGCGCTGCTGGCCATCGCCGCGGTGCAGGCCATGCTGCTGGCCTGGCAGAACCAGGCCCTGCGCCATCACCATACCCGCGGCGTGGTCCAGGCCCTGCCGCCGCTGACCACCATGGAGCGGGTGCTGTTCGAGCTGATCTGGGCCGGCATGATCCTGCTGACCCTGGCCATCGCCAGCGGCTTCCTGTTTCTCGACAACCTCTTTGCCCAGCACCTGGTCCACAAGACGGTGCTGTCGCTGGCCGCCTGGGTGATCTTCGCCGCCCTGCTGACCGGCCATCACTGGCTGGGCTGGCGCGGCCTCAGGGCGGTACGCTGGACCCTGGGCGGCGGCGCCCTGCTGCTGCTGGCCTACTTCGGCAGCAAGTTCGCCGTCGAAGTGATCTTCGCCTGAACCGGCCACCCGGGGCCTTGCCTTGACAGCCCCGGGGGGAATCCCTACAAACAAGCCTGACCTGTCATCGAGGACCTTCTCATCTTGAGTGACGATTTCCCGCTGGGACTGCTGTTCGGTCTGCTAGTCCTGCTCGTCGGCCTGTCCGCGTTCTTCTCGAGCTCCGAGACCGGCATGATGTCCATCAACCGCTACCGCGTCAGCCATCAGGCCAACAGCGGCGACCGCCCCGCCAAGCGCGTGCTGCGCCTGCTGGCGCGGCCCGACCGCCTGATCGGCGTGATCCTGATCGGCAACAACCTGGTCAACAACCTGGCGGCGGCTCTGGCCACGGTGCTGGCCATCCATTACTTCGGCGAGGTCACCGGTCCGGCCATCGCCCCGCTGATCCTGACCATCGTGATCCTGATCTTCGCCGAGGTCGGCCCCAAGACCTATGCGGCGATCAAGCCCGAGCGCATCGCCTACCCGGCGTCCCTGGCGCTCGAGCCGCTGCTCAAGGTGCTTTACCCGCTGGTCTGGCTGGTGAACGCCATCTCCAACGGCCTGCTGCGCCTGCTCGGCGTCAAGAACCTCGACGGCTCCGGCGATCACCTGACCCGGGACGAGCTGCGCACCGTGGTGCACGAGGCGGGCACCATGATCCCGCGTCGCCACCAGTCGATGCTGCTGTCGATCCTCGATCTCGAGAACGTCACCGTGAACGACATCATGGTGCCCCGCCACGAGGTGGTGGGCATCGACCTGGAAGACGATCTGGAGAGCATCCTGGCGCAGATCCGCACCAGTCAGCACACCCGGGTACCGGTCTTCAAGGGCGACATCAACAACATCATCGGCATGCTTCACCTGCGCAATGCCGCACGCTTCCTGTCCAAGGACGAGGTCACCAAGGCGGCCATCGTGCAGGAGGCTCGGGAGCCCTATTTCATTCCCGAATCGACGCCACTGCACACCCAGCTGCTCAACTTCCAGCAGCAGAAGCGCCGTACCGGCATCGTGGTCGACGAGTACGGCGACGTGGAGGGGCTGGTCACGCTTGAGGACATTCTCGAGGAGATCGTCGGCGAGTTCACCACCGACATGGCGGGCATGCACCAGGAGATGCACCTGCAGGACGATGGCAGCTACGTGATCGAGGGCACCGCCAACATCCGCGAACTGAACAAGTCGCTGGGCTGGCAACTGCCCACCGACGGCCCCAAGACCCTCAACGGCCTGATCCTCGAGCACCTCGAGTCCTTCCCCGAGGGCCCCACCTGCCTGCAGGTCGGCAACGTGCGCATGGAGATTCTCGAGGTCAGGGACAAGGTGATCACCTCGGCACGCTGCTGGCAGCACGTGCGCCGCACCGCCCGCCAGGAATGACGCCGACGCCCCGACCGGTCCAGGCCTGAGGCCTTGAGCCCTCAGGCCTGATCACCCGAGCGGAGACCACGAACCGACCTTCTGAGAAAAGAGCCGCGCTGGCAGCCAGCGCGGCTCTTTTTTTATAGGCTTTCTCGTAGCGCGCTTTTCGTCGCTCTTTTTTCTTCGTGCAAGGCGAATGGCCAGCGGAAACGTCAGGGTCAAGGCCTCACTCGGCGGCGCCGCGCGAGGCAGCTTGAGTGCCTGGCGTGATCCAGGCGTCGGCTTCCGCCTTCAGGGCCGTCACCCGGTC
The genomic region above belongs to Halomonas sp. YLGW01 and contains:
- the ffh gene encoding signal recognition particle protein, with protein sequence MFESLTERLSKTLKSISGQAKLTDDNIKDTLREVRRALLEADVALPVVKAFIERVRERAVGQEVSKSLSPGQQFVKIVQQELEAIMGDGTEGLVLKGSPSVILMAGLQGAGKTTSVAKLARYLREREKKKVLVVSADVYRPAAIDQLETLAGEVEVDFFPSDSSQQPVAIAEAALKHAKIQFHDVVIVDTAGRLHVDADMMDEIQALHRVCAPQETLFVVDAMTGQDAANTAKAFHEALPLTGVILTKADGDARGGAALSVRHITGKPIKFMGMGEKVDALEPFHPDRVASRILGMGDVLSLIEEAERTVDKGKAEKLAKKVKKGDGFDLEDFRDQLQQLKKMGGMGGLMGKLPGMGQMAEMAKGPGPEKEFGKLESLINSMTPKERRKPEIINGSRKRRIAAGAGLQVPDLNRLLKQHKQMQKMMKKVGKKGGMQKMMRGMSGMMGGGGPGGPGGMGGMGGPGGMGGPGGLPRR
- the ccsA gene encoding cytochrome c biogenesis protein CcsA, whose translation is MQALPFALLAIAFYLGAASWQALALLRRVPQRQGLVRGLGTLGLAFHGWVIAAVIHETGGLWLGLSPSLVMVSALITALLMLVSLAKPVLNAAVGVLPIAALTLVTAVAWPGGEHSGHLTPGIALHAISSALAFALLAIAAVQAMLLAWQNQALRHHHTRGVVQALPPLTTMERVLFELIWAGMILLTLAIASGFLFLDNLFAQHLVHKTVLSLAAWVIFAALLTGHHWLGWRGLRAVRWTLGGGALLLLAYFGSKFAVEVIFA
- a CDS encoding HlyC/CorC family transporter, with the protein product MSDDFPLGLLFGLLVLLVGLSAFFSSSETGMMSINRYRVSHQANSGDRPAKRVLRLLARPDRLIGVILIGNNLVNNLAAALATVLAIHYFGEVTGPAIAPLILTIVILIFAEVGPKTYAAIKPERIAYPASLALEPLLKVLYPLVWLVNAISNGLLRLLGVKNLDGSGDHLTRDELRTVVHEAGTMIPRRHQSMLLSILDLENVTVNDIMVPRHEVVGIDLEDDLESILAQIRTSQHTRVPVFKGDINNIIGMLHLRNAARFLSKDEVTKAAIVQEAREPYFIPESTPLHTQLLNFQQQKRRTGIVVDEYGDVEGLVTLEDILEEIVGEFTTDMAGMHQEMHLQDDGSYVIEGTANIRELNKSLGWQLPTDGPKTLNGLILEHLESFPEGPTCLQVGNVRMEILEVRDKVITSARCWQHVRRTARQE